Proteins encoded by one window of Filimonas effusa:
- the mutY gene encoding A/G-specific adenine glycosylase produces the protein MTTSKKFRTALLQWNKLDNKRQMPWKGEKDPYKIWLSEIILQQTRVEQGWAYYERFIERFPTVQQLAAARDEQAFKLWEGLGYYNRCKNLLFTARYITENYNGRFPDSYPDIVALKGVGPYTAAAIASFAFNLPYAVLDGNVFRVLSRVFGIDIPIDSTQGKTLFAELAQETLDDTRAGEFNQAIMDFGATVCKPLAPLCTVCPMRHFCEAYRHGNVNVLPVKQKVLQKKTRWFSWFVLRVNDKMFIRKRGSGDIWENLHEFYLVETPAQPHWNKQELDTLLKNQLAVNNYELENAGPVTSQQLTHQTIKAQVLTLRLPEIPESLREKEWLPYRKVSQLAFPKLLSQWLAGWKL, from the coding sequence ATGACAACCAGCAAAAAATTCCGTACCGCCCTTCTGCAATGGAACAAATTGGATAACAAGCGGCAAATGCCATGGAAGGGAGAAAAAGACCCCTATAAAATCTGGCTTAGCGAAATTATCCTTCAGCAAACCCGCGTAGAACAAGGCTGGGCATACTACGAACGTTTCATAGAGCGGTTTCCAACCGTTCAACAACTCGCAGCAGCACGCGACGAACAGGCTTTTAAACTCTGGGAAGGTCTCGGCTATTACAACCGCTGCAAAAATCTCCTGTTCACTGCACGTTATATTACAGAAAATTACAATGGAAGGTTTCCGGACAGCTACCCCGATATCGTAGCGCTCAAAGGCGTGGGCCCCTATACCGCCGCCGCCATCGCCTCTTTTGCCTTCAACCTGCCCTATGCCGTACTCGACGGCAACGTGTTCAGGGTGCTCTCAAGGGTATTTGGTATCGATATCCCCATCGACAGCACACAAGGCAAAACGCTTTTCGCTGAATTAGCCCAGGAAACGCTCGACGATACCAGGGCCGGCGAGTTCAACCAGGCCATCATGGACTTCGGCGCCACGGTTTGTAAACCGCTCGCCCCTCTTTGCACCGTCTGCCCCATGCGCCATTTTTGCGAAGCCTACCGCCATGGCAACGTAAACGTATTACCCGTTAAGCAAAAAGTACTGCAAAAGAAAACGCGCTGGTTCAGCTGGTTTGTTCTCCGCGTTAATGATAAAATGTTTATCAGGAAACGCGGCAGCGGCGATATCTGGGAAAACCTGCACGAATTTTACCTCGTAGAAACACCCGCCCAGCCACACTGGAACAAACAGGAATTGGATACCTTGCTCAAAAACCAGCTCGCGGTAAACAACTATGAACTCGAAAATGCAGGGCCCGTAACATCACAACAGCTTACCCACCAGACAATAAAAGCACAGGTGCTTACCCTGCGCTTGCCCGAAATCCCCGAATCGCTGCGGGAAAAAGAATGGCTGCCCTACCGGAAGGTATCACAACTGGCCTTCCCAAAACTGCTCAGCCAATGGCTGGCAGGCTGGAAACTATAA
- a CDS encoding tetratricopeptide repeat protein produces the protein MKKQQFIVTGSALALFVLLFFFGRTVPEKKKNTPETAHDKHEHVGSTGVITTEALLKDAHEHLNANQLQYVTQIENSVTRGDVKLQQMNAYRQLAHFWGDSLHNNALGLYYHAEVAKLENSEKSLTFAARLLLEEMMTEGNPGLQNWLGLQSKALFEKALAINPANDSTIIGLGACYMFGNVSDNPMEGITKVREVAQRDPGNLYAQMVLGLGGMKSGQFDKAIERFLLVVKGQPDNLEAMFHLAEAYEQKGDKVNAVKWYTMIQKLIPFPEAKKEIAERIKMLQ, from the coding sequence ATGAAAAAGCAGCAATTTATTGTTACAGGAAGTGCGCTGGCACTTTTTGTCCTGTTATTTTTCTTTGGCCGGACCGTACCCGAGAAGAAAAAAAATACCCCCGAAACAGCGCATGACAAGCATGAACATGTTGGCAGCACCGGCGTAATTACGACGGAAGCGTTGCTTAAAGATGCTCATGAGCATTTGAATGCCAACCAGTTACAGTATGTCACCCAAATAGAGAACAGTGTTACGCGTGGCGATGTAAAATTGCAGCAAATGAACGCTTACCGTCAGCTTGCCCATTTCTGGGGTGACAGTCTTCACAACAATGCACTTGGTCTTTATTATCATGCGGAGGTTGCCAAATTGGAAAATTCTGAAAAAAGCCTCACCTTTGCAGCCCGTTTGTTATTAGAAGAAATGATGACAGAGGGGAATCCCGGCTTACAAAACTGGCTGGGGTTACAATCAAAAGCTCTGTTTGAAAAGGCGCTTGCGATCAATCCAGCCAATGATTCTACCATTATTGGATTAGGTGCGTGTTATATGTTTGGAAATGTGTCGGACAACCCTATGGAGGGGATTACGAAAGTAAGGGAAGTGGCACAGCGTGATCCGGGCAATTTGTATGCACAGATGGTGTTGGGATTGGGTGGTATGAAAAGCGGGCAGTTTGATAAAGCTATTGAACGTTTTCTCCTGGTAGTAAAGGGTCAGCCCGATAACCTGGAGGCTATGTTCCACCTGGCAGAAGCCTACGAACAAAAGGGTGATAAGGTAAATGCGGTGAAGTGGTATACCATGATCCAGAAGCTGATACCTTTCCCTGAAGCGAAAAAGGAGATAGCAGAGCGGATTAAAATGTTACAATAA
- a CDS encoding DUF3109 family protein, giving the protein MIAIDNVLISDAVVEEQFVCDLNKCKGGCCEDGDAGAPLTKDELKHLNNYYHVLLPYMTPEGIREIERQGKYIYDAEFGWVTPTINGAICAYGYRDEHNMIKCAVEQAYNDGKIPWKKPISCHLFPIRISSSDIEPDMEYVNYEPREDLCKAACKLGKQLKVPAYVFLKEAIIRMYGEDFYNTLDATAQHMKANK; this is encoded by the coding sequence ATGATAGCGATAGATAACGTATTGATCAGTGATGCAGTAGTAGAGGAGCAGTTTGTATGCGACCTCAACAAATGTAAAGGCGGATGCTGCGAAGACGGCGATGCCGGCGCACCGCTCACCAAAGACGAACTGAAGCACCTGAACAATTACTACCATGTACTGCTTCCCTATATGACCCCGGAAGGGATCAGGGAAATTGAACGACAGGGTAAATATATTTACGACGCAGAGTTCGGCTGGGTAACCCCAACTATCAACGGCGCCATATGCGCCTATGGCTACCGCGATGAACATAACATGATAAAATGCGCAGTGGAACAGGCTTATAACGACGGTAAAATACCCTGGAAAAAACCTATCAGCTGTCATTTGTTCCCTATACGCATCAGCTCCAGCGATATTGAGCCCGATATGGAATACGTGAACTACGAACCAAGGGAAGACCTCTGCAAAGCCGCCTGCAAACTGGGCAAACAGCTAAAGGTGCCCGCTTATGTCTTTTTAAAAGAAGCTATTATCCGCATGTACGGGGAGGATTTTTACAATACGCTCGACGCTACCGCCCAACACATGAAAGCTAATAAATAA
- a CDS encoding single-stranded DNA-binding protein: MRGVNRVMLIGNLGKDPDVQYLEGNIAVAKFPLATTETYKDRAGKLISQTEWHTVVLWRGLAELAQKYLHKGSLIYVEGRLRTRSWEDKEGNKKFATEIVGDNLIMLDKRGDGHTGFSGPAISSGESMEGFDNDDIPPPPTHGDPSEGLPF, translated from the coding sequence ATGAGAGGAGTTAACAGAGTAATGCTCATTGGCAACCTGGGTAAAGATCCGGATGTACAATATCTTGAAGGAAATATAGCCGTAGCAAAGTTTCCCCTGGCGACAACAGAAACGTATAAAGACCGAGCAGGTAAACTGATCTCCCAAACGGAATGGCATACAGTGGTACTGTGGCGCGGACTTGCCGAGCTGGCCCAGAAATACCTTCACAAAGGCAGCCTCATTTATGTGGAAGGCCGCCTGCGTACCCGCAGCTGGGAAGACAAAGAAGGTAATAAGAAATTCGCCACCGAAATCGTAGGCGATAACCTGATTATGCTGGATAAACGCGGCGACGGCCATACAGGCTTCTCCGGCCCGGCAATAAGCTCAGGCGAGTCTATGGAAGGCTTCGACAACGACGATATCCCGCCTCCCCCTACCCATGGAGACCCTTCAGAAGGACTGCCTTTCTAA
- the gldE gene encoding gliding motility-associated protein GldE, which yields MALLKATILATDHPFSFLPAVYPGGIAAIDTQATTVLVILLVILLAFSFAVSGAQVAFFSLTLKDVNMLKTKQQNAYKRIIDLLENPKQLLANLVVANVIANVTIVIIANLVIDDVANLQRIEMVWLQFLIKIVSIAILLLLFGEILPKVAATNNNIRFARDTGIIIEAASYLFSGLSKRLLRLSDVIEKKFAVRATSYHLSELNDPDADTEDEAAEKEKNILQGIVKFGNITVKQVMKTRVDVSGIEYNTSFSELVARVEELHYSRLPVYKENLDEVAGLIHTKELLPYLDQPDNFNWHTLMQQPYFVHEQKLIEDLLQEFQQKRIHFAVVVDEFGGTSGIVTLEDIVEEVIGDIKDEFDEEETFYKKLDDSTYIFEGKTMIFDVCKVMNLPLDTFDSVKGEGDSLAGLILEIAGEIPQPGQVIVQGDFEFTVLEIEKNRLLKIKVAIKMEAA from the coding sequence TTGGCACTATTAAAAGCAACAATATTGGCTACTGATCACCCGTTTTCGTTCCTGCCGGCCGTTTACCCCGGCGGAATCGCAGCTATAGATACGCAGGCTACTACCGTTTTGGTGATCCTCCTGGTCATCCTGCTGGCATTCTCATTTGCCGTATCGGGCGCCCAGGTGGCGTTTTTCTCGCTTACGCTGAAAGACGTGAACATGCTCAAAACAAAACAGCAGAACGCCTATAAACGTATCATAGACCTGCTCGAAAATCCCAAGCAGCTGCTTGCCAACCTCGTCGTAGCCAATGTTATTGCCAATGTAACCATCGTTATCATCGCCAACCTGGTAATAGATGACGTAGCCAACCTGCAAAGAATTGAAATGGTTTGGCTGCAGTTCCTCATCAAAATAGTAAGCATCGCAATATTGCTGCTGTTGTTCGGCGAAATCCTTCCCAAAGTAGCAGCCACCAATAACAATATCCGGTTTGCACGCGATACAGGCATCATTATAGAAGCAGCAAGCTACCTGTTCAGCGGCCTTTCAAAAAGACTGCTCCGTTTGTCCGATGTCATTGAAAAGAAATTCGCTGTCAGGGCTACCAGCTACCATCTCTCAGAACTAAACGACCCCGATGCCGATACAGAAGATGAGGCCGCAGAAAAAGAAAAAAATATCCTGCAGGGCATCGTCAAATTCGGCAACATTACGGTTAAACAGGTCATGAAAACCAGGGTCGACGTCTCCGGTATTGAATATAATACCAGCTTCAGCGAACTGGTGGCCAGGGTCGAAGAACTGCACTACAGCCGCCTGCCCGTTTACAAGGAAAATCTCGATGAAGTGGCAGGGCTCATTCATACAAAAGAACTGCTGCCCTATCTCGACCAGCCCGATAATTTTAACTGGCATACCCTCATGCAGCAACCTTATTTCGTGCATGAGCAAAAACTGATAGAAGACCTGTTGCAGGAATTCCAGCAGAAAAGGATCCACTTTGCCGTGGTTGTCGACGAATTTGGCGGCACCAGCGGTATCGTTACCCTCGAAGATATTGTGGAAGAAGTGATCGGCGATATCAAAGACGAATTCGACGAAGAAGAAACTTTCTATAAAAAGCTCGACGACAGCACCTATATCTTCGAAGGCAAAACCATGATCTTCGACGTGTGTAAGGTCATGAACCTGCCACTCGACACGTTCGATTCCGTAAAAGGCGAAGGCGACTCCCTCGCAGGCCTCATACTCGAGATAGCCGGAGAAATTCCACAGCCCGGCCAGGTGATAGTACAAGGCGATTTTGAATTTACTGTGCTCGAAATCGAAAAAAACAGGCTCCTGAAAATTAAAGTGGCGATAAAAATGGAAGCCGCGTAG
- a CDS encoding HU family DNA-binding protein, with translation MRKSDLINNISDKTGIPKVDVLVTLETMLKEIKENLSKGENIYIRGFGSFITKKRAAKIGRNIKKNIAVEIPEHFIPAFKPSKEFVNEVKQMRKEE, from the coding sequence ATGAGAAAGTCCGACTTGATCAATAACATTTCAGATAAAACAGGGATACCAAAGGTAGATGTTTTGGTAACGCTTGAAACGATGCTGAAAGAGATCAAAGAAAATCTCTCAAAAGGTGAAAACATCTACATACGTGGATTTGGTAGTTTTATCACCAAGAAAAGAGCTGCTAAAATTGGCCGTAATATCAAGAAAAATATTGCGGTTGAGATACCGGAGCATTTCATTCCCGCCTTCAAGCCTTCTAAAGAATTCGTTAACGAGGTAAAGCAAATGCGCAAGGAAGAGTAA
- the gldD gene encoding gliding motility lipoprotein GldD — protein sequence MRYFPGFTSFPVIFLLAVLLAGVMPACNSPYTPKPKGYFNIAFPTKQYQLFNEPGYPYSFEYPVYAQVVRDTAFMGEKPENPWWINVDFPQFHGKVYISYKTIGAYKLEKLLNDAFNMTNKHSMKANAINDSLITTANGIHGMFFNVGGDVATANQFFLTDSTRHFLRGALYFDATPNQDSLLPVNNFLVADMKHMIETFKWK from the coding sequence TTGCGTTACTTTCCAGGGTTTACCTCGTTTCCCGTTATTTTTTTGCTGGCAGTGCTGCTGGCAGGCGTTATGCCGGCGTGTAACTCGCCTTATACTCCCAAACCCAAAGGTTATTTCAATATTGCCTTCCCGACCAAACAATATCAGTTGTTCAACGAGCCCGGTTACCCCTATTCCTTCGAATACCCGGTATATGCACAGGTAGTAAGAGACACTGCCTTCATGGGCGAAAAACCCGAAAACCCATGGTGGATAAACGTCGATTTTCCACAATTCCACGGAAAAGTTTATATCAGCTATAAAACCATAGGCGCCTACAAACTCGAAAAACTGCTGAACGACGCCTTTAACATGACCAATAAACATTCCATGAAAGCCAATGCTATCAACGATTCACTGATAACAACAGCAAACGGCATCCATGGCATGTTCTTCAACGTAGGCGGCGACGTAGCCACTGCCAATCAATTCTTTCTGACAGATTCTACCCGCCATTTCCTGCGCGGCGCCCTCTATTTCGATGCCACGCCCAACCAGGATTCCCTGCTGCCTGTAAATAATTTCCTGGTAGCAGATATGAAGCACATGATCGAAACGTTTAAGTGGAAATAA
- the paaE gene encoding 1,2-phenylacetyl-CoA epoxidase subunit PaaE, which yields MHFEKLSIKDVRQETTDCVSVAFNIPEHLQEQFRYKQGQYLTLRTVIGDAEVRRSYSLCSSPLEQEWRVAIKKTPGGVFSSFANERLKAGDTLEVAPPEGRFFTELVATQSRQYVAIAAGSGITPILSIIKTILQTEPHSSVTLVYGNRNRHSIIFREELEALKNKHMHRFRLVHILSREMMDASINTGRIDTEKCNTLFTRMLTLRADAFFICGPEEMTLCVRDFLLGKGIDRKKIHVELFTAGAAGKPKATATQQAADQGPTSEISIKLDGSVFNFNLPYDSESILDAAMRHGADLPFSCKGGVCCTCRAKVIEGEVDMEINYALEPEEVEQGFVLTCQSHPRSEKVVIDFDVK from the coding sequence ATGCATTTTGAAAAGCTTTCTATAAAAGACGTACGCCAGGAAACAACTGATTGTGTATCGGTGGCATTTAATATCCCCGAACACTTACAGGAACAGTTCAGGTATAAACAGGGCCAGTATTTAACCCTTCGCACCGTTATTGGTGATGCCGAAGTGCGCCGCTCCTATTCCCTTTGCAGTTCTCCATTAGAGCAGGAATGGCGGGTTGCCATTAAAAAAACACCCGGCGGTGTATTTTCCAGCTTTGCCAATGAACGGCTGAAAGCCGGGGATACGCTGGAAGTGGCCCCTCCCGAAGGTCGCTTTTTCACAGAACTGGTTGCCACGCAAAGCAGGCAATACGTTGCCATCGCAGCCGGCAGCGGTATCACTCCCATTCTTTCGATCATCAAAACCATTCTTCAAACAGAACCGCATAGCTCCGTTACACTTGTTTACGGCAACCGCAACCGCCATTCCATCATCTTCCGCGAAGAACTGGAAGCGTTGAAGAATAAACACATGCATCGCTTTCGCCTCGTTCATATCTTAAGCCGCGAAATGATGGACGCCAGTATCAATACCGGCCGTATTGATACCGAAAAGTGCAATACGCTTTTCACCCGTATGCTCACACTCCGTGCCGATGCCTTCTTCATCTGCGGTCCGGAAGAAATGACGCTTTGTGTGCGTGACTTTCTCCTCGGAAAAGGCATCGACCGTAAAAAAATTCATGTAGAACTGTTCACCGCCGGGGCAGCAGGCAAACCCAAAGCAACAGCAACACAACAGGCGGCTGACCAGGGCCCCACCAGCGAAATCAGTATTAAACTCGATGGCTCGGTATTCAATTTCAACCTGCCTTACGATAGCGAAAGCATTCTTGATGCCGCCATGCGCCACGGCGCCGATCTCCCCTTCAGCTGTAAAGGAGGTGTTTGCTGCACCTGCCGCGCCAAAGTAATAGAAGGAGAAGTGGATATGGAAATCAACTACGCCCTGGAACCCGAAGAGGTTGAACAGGGATTCGTTTTAACATGCCAGTCCCACCCCCGCAGCGAAAAAGTAGTGATAGATTTTGATGTAAAATAG
- a CDS encoding LutB/LldF family L-lactate oxidation iron-sulfur protein has product MKETAAGFIAKSTIKAGDKEHRRKINFNINRYNAAVPLGKKQFSNVMLARERAKNVKWRAIETLDQQLEEFERTITARGAKVIWALDTGEALAAIGKICDEKACKTVVKSKSMVTEEIHLNQFLEKRGIESVETDLGEYIQQLDGEPPYHIITPAMHKNKEDIARLFADKLGVPQGLTPEELTKVARQNLRDKFVQAEIGVTGANFIVADVGGIALTENEGNARLSCAWPKTHIVIVGLEKVIPSMQDLALFWPLLSTYGTGQKVTVYNSLVTGPRQPGETDGPEEMYVILLDNGRTNLLQAPTREALYCIRCGACLNACPVYKNIGGHAYETTYSGPIGKVITPHLRGMKEYKHLSYASSLCGNCTEVCPVRINLHELLMENRHEAVVTGESSLSERIAWKMWRQASLNRKMMNLANGNIKNKVVNTIFKGWKQHRDELHFSQKTFNEMWAEKKKSL; this is encoded by the coding sequence ATGAAGGAAACAGCAGCTGGTTTCATCGCAAAAAGTACTATTAAGGCCGGCGACAAAGAACATCGCCGTAAGATCAACTTTAATATCAATCGCTATAACGCAGCCGTACCGTTAGGCAAAAAGCAGTTCTCCAATGTGATGCTCGCCCGCGAACGCGCAAAAAATGTGAAATGGCGCGCCATAGAAACACTTGACCAGCAGCTCGAAGAATTCGAACGCACCATCACCGCCCGCGGCGCAAAAGTAATATGGGCCCTGGATACCGGTGAAGCGCTGGCAGCCATAGGAAAGATCTGCGATGAAAAAGCCTGCAAAACCGTTGTCAAAAGCAAAAGCATGGTAACGGAAGAAATTCACCTGAACCAGTTCCTCGAAAAACGAGGCATCGAAAGCGTGGAAACAGACCTCGGTGAATATATCCAGCAACTCGACGGCGAACCGCCTTACCATATCATTACCCCGGCCATGCACAAGAACAAGGAGGATATTGCCCGCCTGTTCGCCGATAAACTGGGCGTACCGCAGGGCCTCACCCCCGAAGAACTGACCAAAGTAGCCCGTCAGAACCTCAGAGATAAATTTGTTCAGGCCGAAATAGGCGTTACAGGCGCCAATTTTATCGTAGCCGATGTAGGAGGCATTGCTCTCACCGAAAACGAAGGGAATGCCCGTTTAAGCTGCGCCTGGCCCAAAACGCATATCGTGATCGTGGGACTCGAAAAGGTCATTCCTTCTATGCAGGACCTCGCCTTATTCTGGCCACTGCTCTCTACCTACGGCACCGGCCAGAAGGTAACAGTGTACAACTCCCTCGTCACCGGACCCCGCCAGCCCGGCGAAACCGATGGCCCCGAAGAAATGTACGTGATCCTGCTCGACAACGGCCGCACCAACCTCCTGCAGGCACCCACACGCGAAGCATTGTATTGCATCCGCTGCGGCGCCTGCCTCAACGCCTGCCCCGTTTATAAGAACATAGGCGGTCACGCGTATGAAACAACATACAGCGGCCCTATAGGTAAGGTCATTACACCGCATCTGCGCGGCATGAAAGAGTACAAACACCTTAGTTACGCCTCCAGCCTCTGCGGTAACTGTACCGAAGTTTGCCCCGTTCGCATCAACCTTCATGAGCTACTCATGGAAAACAGGCATGAAGCCGTTGTCACAGGCGAAAGCAGCCTCAGCGAACGCATCGCCTGGAAAATGTGGCGCCAGGCCAGCCTCAACCGCAAAATGATGAACCTCGCCAACGGCAACATCAAGAACAAAGTAGTGAACACCATCTTCAAAGGCTGGAAACAACATAGAGATGAACTGCACTTCAGCCAGAAAACATTCAACGAAATGTGGGCCGAAAAAAAGAAATCACTTTAA
- a CDS encoding Rne/Rng family ribonuclease produces the protein MNKELIINAGPTGVEVALLEDKKLVELHNEKADANFAVGDLYLGKVKKLIPGLNAAFVDVGFEKDAFLHYTDLSPYARSILKFTHAAINVNTKEGFDFSKFQIEPEIVKTGKINEVLNGKPNILVQILKEPIAAKGPRLSCEISLPGRFVVVTPFNDIVAVSKKIHSSDERKRLQKIVEAIKPKNYGVIVRTAAEGKNTAELHEDLLALIRSWETIQQNLKGAVPPTKVMSEQDKTTSILRDLLNEDFNKVVINDKNIYNDTRNYIQKIAAHKSDIVVYHSNGTPIFDQYGITKQVKSSFGKTVNLPSGAYLIIEHTEALHVIDVNSGYKSVSNNQEENALETNLEAAEEIARQLRLRDIGGIIVVDFIDMKLPDNKKKLQDAMEGFMRSDRAKHAVLPISRFGLMQITRQRMRPEVNINTTETCPTCNGTGKVAPALLLEDEIEKRLHYLVTHQHKNLTLLVHPIVHSHLTKGFLMSSTRWKWRRKYKTPIKIKPASDYYLTEYHFFDANEEEIKL, from the coding sequence GTGAATAAAGAATTAATTATCAATGCAGGGCCAACAGGCGTAGAAGTAGCCCTGCTTGAAGATAAAAAGCTGGTCGAGCTCCATAATGAGAAGGCCGATGCTAATTTCGCAGTAGGCGATTTATACCTGGGAAAGGTAAAGAAGCTGATCCCGGGATTAAATGCCGCCTTTGTTGATGTTGGTTTCGAGAAAGATGCCTTCCTTCATTACACCGACCTTAGTCCCTACGCCCGATCGATCCTTAAGTTTACACACGCTGCCATCAATGTTAACACCAAGGAAGGCTTCGATTTCTCCAAATTCCAGATAGAGCCTGAAATCGTTAAAACAGGCAAGATCAATGAAGTCCTTAATGGAAAACCCAATATCCTCGTACAAATTCTGAAAGAACCCATTGCCGCCAAAGGTCCCCGCCTTAGCTGCGAAATTTCTTTGCCCGGAAGGTTTGTAGTGGTAACTCCTTTCAACGACATTGTTGCCGTTTCCAAAAAAATTCATTCTTCTGACGAAAGAAAGCGTCTTCAGAAGATAGTAGAAGCCATTAAGCCTAAAAACTATGGCGTTATCGTTCGTACGGCAGCAGAAGGGAAGAATACTGCAGAACTTCATGAAGACCTGCTGGCCCTGATCCGTTCCTGGGAAACCATTCAGCAGAACCTGAAAGGCGCCGTTCCTCCTACCAAAGTCATGAGCGAACAGGATAAAACTACCAGTATCCTCCGCGACCTGCTGAATGAAGATTTCAACAAGGTGGTTATCAATGATAAAAATATCTACAACGATACCCGTAACTATATACAGAAGATTGCCGCCCATAAAAGCGATATCGTGGTTTACCATTCGAATGGTACACCCATCTTCGATCAATATGGTATCACCAAACAGGTGAAATCTTCTTTTGGTAAAACAGTGAACCTGCCCAGCGGCGCTTACCTGATCATAGAACATACCGAGGCGCTTCACGTCATTGACGTGAACAGCGGCTATAAAAGTGTAAGTAATAACCAGGAAGAGAACGCACTGGAAACCAACCTTGAAGCAGCAGAAGAAATTGCACGCCAGTTGCGCCTGCGCGATATCGGCGGTATTATCGTGGTGGACTTCATTGACATGAAGCTGCCCGATAACAAGAAGAAACTGCAGGATGCCATGGAAGGCTTCATGCGCTCCGACAGGGCTAAACATGCGGTATTACCGATCTCCCGTTTCGGTCTTATGCAAATTACGCGTCAGCGTATGCGTCCCGAGGTGAACATCAATACTACTGAAACCTGTCCTACCTGTAACGGCACCGGTAAAGTAGCGCCGGCCTTACTCCTGGAGGATGAGATTGAAAAGCGCTTACATTACCTGGTAACCCATCAGCACAAGAACCTTACCCTGTTGGTGCATCCCATTGTTCATTCGCATCTTACCAAAGGTTTCCTGATGTCTTCTACCCGTTGGAAATGGAGAAGGAAATACAAAACCCCTATCAAGATAAAGCCGGCTTCGGATTACTACCTTACAGAGTACCATTTCTTTGATGCAAATGAAGAAGAGATCAAGTTGTGA
- a CDS encoding TetR/AcrR family transcriptional regulator, with amino-acid sequence MARIKTDKDVTRREVITKAAASLFREKGYKAASMRDLAVKVGVEAASLYNHIRSKTELLHDICFNIANLYWEHMGQVDNSGMTASEKVEKLLRFQIHQMIDNYEEVYVSDREWRHLAEPYLSNYKNQRRTYRKRFASIIEKGIEQGEFKPIDAPTAVLIMLHAVNGIDSWHRSKDKITAEALEENMITIMIEGLRK; translated from the coding sequence ATGGCACGTATTAAAACAGACAAAGATGTTACCCGGCGGGAGGTAATCACGAAAGCTGCCGCAAGCCTGTTCCGCGAAAAGGGGTATAAGGCCGCCAGCATGCGCGATCTCGCAGTAAAAGTAGGCGTTGAAGCCGCCAGCCTTTATAACCATATCCGTTCCAAAACAGAGCTCCTTCACGATATCTGCTTCAATATCGCCAATTTATATTGGGAGCATATGGGCCAGGTCGATAATTCAGGTATGACCGCCAGCGAAAAAGTAGAAAAACTGCTGCGCTTCCAGATCCACCAGATGATCGACAACTACGAAGAGGTTTATGTAAGTGACAGGGAATGGCGCCATTTGGCCGAACCTTACCTGAGTAACTATAAAAACCAGCGCCGTACGTATCGCAAACGATTTGCCTCCATCATCGAAAAAGGTATTGAACAAGGCGAATTCAAACCCATCGACGCCCCCACAGCAGTGCTGATCATGCTTCACGCAGTGAATGGTATCGACTCATGGCACCGTTCAAAAGACAAGATCACCGCTGAAGCGCTCGAAGAAAATATGATCACCATAATGATCGAGGGGTTGAGAAAATAG